From Corticium candelabrum chromosome 9, ooCorCand1.1, whole genome shotgun sequence:
ATGTTTGTGGCTGCATGGAGAACAATTGCTGTAACCCACATCAAGAGGACGGTACCATATTATGGTACCGATGAAGATTATGACTTCTGTGGTAGCGACGAAGATAGTAGCTAACCAAAGAAACTAATTATCCAGAAGTTATTAGAGTTGTCTGAGCTAAAAATACACGTGATTCGTGTCGTAATAAACAAATCTGGGTTGGCAAGGCTATCAGATGACTACACCATAAAAAGGATTTAATTGAAATTTCTAGGGTACACGAGTTTGAGCAGATTTTTTAGGAAcaatataaacataaatatttCTTTCTTTTAAAATCTTGATAGGTTGCGAATCCGCAAGAAATACCAAACAGCCTTGACTTCCAGATAATTGTACGCTCGAGATACGTCaatagaaagaagacatgattACGCCACTTTTTGAGCTTTTGTCGAGATGCCAACAAGTAGAAATCAGAGAGCAAGAACATTCTAATAAAAGTGAGATAAATGTTTGCCGAAATTCGGATCGAAACTGTTATTAATGTGTCTTTTCAGACTTTGCCCACGTACTGTATATGTTAACGTATACAACTAACGCCGTATGTCCGTGTTTCGCTTACAGTGATAGATTTATAGGCTTAAAGAAAGGTTCGTACCGTAATAGTGACAGTCCGTAGCTGCATATTGCAGAAATGTAGTGAGCTGCAGCGAGTGTGTAACGCGTACAACATTGTACGTCATGTTGTAACTCTCCAATCGGCTATCAAATTTACTATACTCAATGCGTTGTCTAGATTTAGAAACGTAAGCGAGTAGGCATTTGGTTTCGTGGAGGAAACGTAGCTATACAGAAATAATATTTTTAGTTGCTCAGAAATGCAACAATCACACAAGAACATGTAAGCAAAAATCTTCAGAAAATATATTCTTTGTATGTTAAGGCTGCCAACTCTCACCCATTTTCTAAATATTAGCCATTTAAACCAAATCTCACGTCTCGCCCCGTTAACCCAAGTTTCGCACTTGTTGCTCACTGCTAAACAGATCACACATCCAATCACaagaaaataaatttatatgaCACCTGATATACGTAAAGAGATACGCGAGGCCGCATTGATTACAGGTCTAGAGTTTGCAGTCTCTTGCTCGGAAACGGCAGTTGCATGTCAATGAATGGCACAAgctttcttgttcttgtttggATTGAGACGTGGAATGCCCAGTCTTATGTTGTTCCAGTCATTAAAGATAAACATGGTGATGCCAGTGATGCAGACCATTACATAGGAATTGCTGTTTCGTCAACAATATCAAAAGCACTGGAACTAATAATGCGTGACAAGTTGCATGGTAAGCTAATGTCTAGTCAACAACAATTTGGTTTCAAAAAGGTCATGGATTTTCTGATTGTTCCTTTGTTCTGAAGGAGACTGTCGACTACTACCTATCAAATGGTAACAAAGAAGTATATGTGTGTCCTCTTGATTTATCAAAAGCATATGATAAAGTTTccttttattgtctgtttaacAAGTTACTGGATAGAGGTGCTCCTGTATATTTGGTTAAATTTCTTGCCAAGTGGTATTCATGTCAAGAAATGAAAGTTAAATGGAACAACCACTGTTCTTCACATTTTGGCGTTGGAAATGGTGTACGACAAGGAAGCGTTCTGTCTCCATCTCTGTTCAATCTCTATATAGATGATTTTTTGACACAGCTTAGCTTTTCTGGTCTCGGAGCTAGAATAGCGGATCTATACCTCGGGTGCTTGACTTACGCAGACGACATAACACTAGTGTCCCCAAATGTTGCTTCGTTACAACAAATGTTAGATATGTGTACTATCTATGCAAATGAGCATCATCTGATATACAACATAAAAGAGAGTGTCGTGATTACATTCAAGCAGAGACGATTGAAACACTCTAGTGAATTAGACGTCTTTCTCAATGGCAACAGATTAGCAACCAAGGAGGAAATAACACATTGAGGGGGCGTTTTCATGAATGGTTGCTGTATGGTACAGAGCACATTGGTGGCtagaaaagaaaattttatgcTGCTGTAAATCGTGTCATTAGCCGATTTGGTGGAAGTTGTTCAAGAGATGGCGTATGGATGACAATCATGGAAAGGCAAGTATTTCCAGTTCTTGCCTATGGAAGTCATTTGTGAAATTTTGAACGAAGTATAGTAGAGACGTCTATTAACACAGTGTATCGAAAAGGTATTCGTCGTGGGCTTGGTATGAGACAAAAGACTCTATAGTGGAAACAATTCCAGAATTTGTTGAGGCATCTCTTAAGATGAAAATACTACAAACTAAATTTCTTAAACGGGCCATAGattcaagaaatgaacttgtGAGAGGACTGGCTTTGCCAATAGTTAGACATAGTTATCGTGGACACGGATCGGATATTGTAGATGGTAGTATTTTGCTCTGTAGGTtaagtgattttgtgttttagttatgtcatttgtctacatgtgtgtgtgtgtgtgtgtgtgtgtgtgtgtgtgtgtgtgtgtgtgtgtgtgtgtgtgtgtgtgagtgtgtgtgtgtgtgtgtgtgtgtgtgtgtgtgtgtgtgtgtgtgccttaTGTTGCCCCTATGAGGGAGCTACACCAGATTTGGcgtgataaaaataaattattattactatttttattattaagaTCTAATGTCATTCACAGAAAATGTTACGGTGGGGAGAGTTAATTGCTGTTATCAATGTTGctttaatataaacaaaacgTTTGCCACTATTAAAACCGGATTTCCTACAACAAGATTTTTCACGCCGTGCGTACGTAACGTCCAAAACAGTTTGCAAGTTGAGCAGAACAtgcatggcacattcctgagctTGACGGACATGGTTAGCCAGTCACACATCCACATATAATCATAGACATAAAGTCAGTTAACTCCTATGCTGGTTTCCGTTGAGGCCGAATCGGTAAATGTAACCCATTTATGGCCATCTTGTGGCGAATCCTTGCACAATAGGAGAGAGAAAGAACAACGTGAACAGCAGCGGTAAAAGGAGCAAgttggacattgttgtttcAGATGAACTCAACTGATGTATCACAGTGTATATTGTTAGCAGCAACATGTTAATTAAGACCAAGGCAATCTAATTGTCTGCTTTAATTATCAAAGGCACTTGAAAAGAGTCTAATTCAAAAACACTAACATTAGCTAACATGAAACAGGCAAATCTGCACAAGAAAATACATTCCAAGGAAAACCAGAGTACCGATCGGATTCTATACGAAACTACAATCAATTTTAACACAATAATTGGTTTAATTGCTAGTCTAAAATGCAGTTTCCTGCACAAATTGTTGCTTTACAGATTCGTTAATTTAActtaaacataccaaaataCGAGTATAGATAATGCATGTAGTAAGGTTCGCCACTTCCATAGACGTCAACGTTATCACCTTTCCTTAATCTTTGGATAATTCCGCTGTATTTTGCTCTGTTTCCCCCACTCAGATGGTACCACATGTACATCACTCTTGTTGCACTATTTGCTCGCAAGTATGGATACGCTACACCGCTGGACTTGCTGACGTACAGTTGTATGTAAATGTAGTAAAAACCACCAGATGGAACTGTAAGAGCTCCGTTGCTGTAAGTGATACAGCCCACCAAAAAGAACGGACTGGAGGTCGACCAGTACGTTATTACACCTAGAAACACGTACACAACACTCGCATCAGAACGGCAACACAATATCACTATTGATAACAAAAGCGGTAGAAACATGCTTTCACCTGGAATAGTGTAGGTTGAAGCTGATGATCCCCTAATATTAGCAGCAACCGTCATTTTGCTTTGTACCCACTAAATTATAATTAGAAAAACATGTTAATGATAGTGTAGTTACCTTTAGCTAACACAGATATATAACTAAACCTGTAAATTGCAAGTCTATTTTAGTAAAGCATAAGCTTTCCATTAAATGATTGTCTTGCACGTACTTTGAATGAATACGTAAGGAATGGTAAAGCTATTACTACATGCATACAGTTGTACGGTTTAGCATATCGGAGTAAGACAATATGCATGTCAAAGTAAGGGCTGCACTGTAAACACTAATGGCATAGACCCTACAGTTGCAAATGATTCGCTGCACGATTATAGGCGTAAGATTTCAATTAACACTGAAACAACCTGCAACTTACACAGAAACTATTCACTATTTTTGCAAGGCTTTGCAAAACTGTTCTGTTGAAGTAGTAGACAAAGTCTATTCTTTCTTACCATTGTTTGCTCTTTGTATACACATTGCTGCCTCAAAATGCAAGCCGTAAAGACACAGTCAAATCAAGTGACTACAATATCTATTCTATGCCAGTTTACATAAATTTTATCGTAAATTCTGGTGTGGCGGGAGTTATTAACTTAACTGATACAATAAACGTTGAAAAGACGTAGTCGGTTGTAAAGTGGTTATGCCACGTGCGGTCCAAGAACGGTTCAATTCCAATTTAAACTTGGACTTCGACGGAATCCTGTTTAAAACGGATTAACCTAAAAATGGTGTGTGATAGAATTCGAAAACAGGTCAAGATATTGGAACATGTCAACCAAAATTCAaagccatgcatgcagtttcCAATCATATCAATATCATCGCGGTGGTTTCAAGAAGCACATATATAGAAGTTCAAATTTACTGAAATTGgatggtttgtttgctttccgGATATTCTACGGGTTTATAACTAGACTTGTTCAATACCTTCCACTGAGCACAGTGCATGACTTGAAGGTCAACTGTAGAGCTCTTGCTACCTACGACCGTGTCTAAATACATTTTATCAGCCGTTggattttgtttaattaagataacaGAAAGAGACGTGACCTTTGATCAGACAGTATTTCATTACCTGTTGTTTCTACTGTTCCAGTCCTTGTACCTATAACACATAACGATCCCGTCATGACCTGGAAAGAGACGTTACTTTTCATTCATGGTGTACCCTTTGCGATAGTCCCTTGACCGGGTTAAAATAGCGATTTAAAACATCTTTACTCATCTAAACAGAAGCAAACATTACCATGACGTTAGAAATTCAGCTCATTTTCGAACCTCTGGTCCAGCGATGCCCTGCGGTCCAGCCTCTCCTTTTGCTCCAGGTAAACCAATGGCTCCCTAATATAAAGCAAATATAATTATATCAGTAAAGTGATTATTTAttcttttcaataattattgaataaCGCACATTCACTCCTTTCGGACCATGCGGACCTGGCGTACCAACAGGACCTGCAGATCCCTTCACACATTACAGAAATTAGTTGTAGCTTCATAAGAATTTCTGTCGTGAAATCATACTGGAACGCCATCCAATCCCTCTATGCCCCTCGGACCTGTTGGACCTCTATCTCCCTAAAAGCAGCACGAGCGTCAAATGACAAAGCCTTGTCAATGATAGTCATATATTTGTAAGATATCTTTTGCCAAAATCAGCGTACAGATATCTTCTTGTAGAAATGTACCAAAACATAGAAACAATATTCTTTTAATATCATCGCTACAAAATTGTTGTAATCTATGAGCAAATCGTCAATCATATGTTTATACTCAAATGCAATCCGTACCATTATCTTGTCGGGTACGCAACTCAAAATTCTAAGTCAGACAAAAAGAAATGTCGgtgcaataaaatatttagatAAACTAAAACTCTAGTTCTTGCCACTGTTCATGCATTACCTGGTCAACAGCAATTCAATTCCAACTAGTTTAGCATTTAGCGACTGCAGATTCGAAATGGTCGGAAGAGTAGATGTAGTTGCAGAGTTGCAAACTATATCTGTATTCATGTATACAGGTGCATGCAATTTGTTGGTGTTAATCCTAATGATTGTTCTCTAACGCCATTGGTTAAGAAATTTGAGTGTTTTCTATCAAACTCTTTCTTGACGGATTAAGTTCAACTTTTTTCCTATTAACATCAAAGTCAACCATTTACCGTCAAATGTACTGTTttttacaaacaaaaaatttggAAGCTTACACAACATGAcgaaaaaaaaaaaaaaaccACATGTATTTCGTACTCACTGGTAAACTTTGATTTGTGCAAGtcatactgtataataccaAGCTAAGGCACGAGTTTGTATTGcaagtgtgtgtatgtctatacTCATGTTCAAATGTGATTTTGCTATAACAAGCATGAGCAAACAGTCAATTTAGTTGGTATAGTACATCATATGTAGGTTAATTAAGATGAAAAATGGCGGTAATGCATATTAATGTTAGAACAAATACCAAATACCAAATACAAACGTCACATTAACGTTATTCACTTCAGATCTTTGGTTAGTCAAAGCCTTCCCTTTGCAAACCAGTCCACAAGCCTGCTTCGTCACTAAAGTGTGTTACAAACCATTGTACATACTTTCTGACCAGATAGTCCTGTTTCTCCTCTAGCACCTCTAGGCCCAGAAGAACCCTGTGACAAGAATTAGAGAAACACTCTGTTCCATATCTACGAGTTCGTCTTACTACTAGTCCAGTCTTTCCAGGTAAACCTTGTGGGCCAGGTGGACCCGCGGGACCGATTACTCCCACCGCTCCCTGCACAAAAATTATTAGGAGTTAGTAAATGGGTAGCCACAGTTTGTaacataaattattatttattaatttttcaaTTAGTATTTTTTTAAATGACCATCGTACCGTTGATCCAGTCTTTCCAGGAGGACCTTGTGGACCGGGTG
This genomic window contains:
- the LOC134183967 gene encoding uncharacterized protein LOC134183967; this encodes MTVAANIRGSSASTYTIPGVITYWSTSSPFFLVGCITYSNGALTVPSGGFYYIYIQLYVSKSSGVAYPYLRANSATRVMYMWYHLSGGNRAKYSGIIQRLRKGDNVDVYGSGEPYYMHYLYSYFGMFKLN